A region of Pleionea litopenaei DNA encodes the following proteins:
- a CDS encoding phage baseplate assembly protein V, whose product MFNRVKYSNGFPSDQSFFGKYRGKVIDTNDPTSRGRLLVSIPAVLGEITVWAMPCVPYAGDQVGFYSIPPVDSGVWCEFEGGDPSYPIWVGCFWADGQLPDDSDQNIKIWKTKELTVRLDDNASEILIESSDGAKVVITSEVLSDAGGANHTVGGSGVISDSGGNGKVEVTSASVSVNGNALEVI is encoded by the coding sequence ATGTTTAATCGAGTTAAATATTCGAATGGTTTCCCAAGTGATCAAAGTTTTTTTGGGAAGTACCGAGGAAAAGTCATTGACACTAATGATCCAACTTCAAGGGGACGGTTGTTGGTAAGCATTCCTGCGGTGTTAGGTGAAATTACGGTTTGGGCAATGCCTTGTGTTCCCTATGCAGGCGATCAAGTCGGGTTCTATTCGATACCGCCCGTTGATAGTGGAGTTTGGTGTGAGTTTGAAGGAGGAGATCCTTCGTATCCAATTTGGGTAGGGTGTTTTTGGGCCGATGGTCAACTCCCAGATGATTCCGATCAAAACATAAAGATCTGGAAGACAAAAGAACTAACCGTTCGTCTCGATGACAATGCAAGTGAAATTCTGATTGAAAGCAGTGATGGAGCCAAGGTAGTGATTACCAGTGAAGTGCTTAGTGATGCTGGAGGCGCTAATCATACCGTCGGAGGTTCAGGTGTGATATCAGACAGTGGCGGTAATGGCAAAGTTGAAGTGACCAGTGCTTCTGTTTCAGTTAATGGAAATGCATTAGAAGTTATTTGA
- a CDS encoding GPW/gp25 family protein: MNAFKSFKHPIAIDLGTRSLSIERDYEQHVVQLIKQVLFTNPGERVNLPDFGCGLRQLIFAPNSDVAASIAQVKVYQALDKWLSSVMDVDAVEIKSSNEKLYINIAYYLKTSVDKKTLNVEVS, translated from the coding sequence ATGAACGCATTTAAAAGTTTTAAACATCCGATTGCCATTGATCTTGGTACTCGTTCTTTAAGTATTGAACGCGATTATGAACAACATGTGGTTCAGCTCATTAAGCAGGTCTTGTTTACCAATCCTGGTGAGCGGGTCAATTTACCCGACTTTGGATGTGGTCTGAGGCAATTGATCTTTGCTCCAAACAGTGACGTGGCTGCAAGTATTGCTCAAGTTAAGGTTTATCAAGCATTAGACAAATGGCTTTCGTCAGTAATGGATGTCGATGCAGTAGAAATCAAGTCTAGTAATGAAAAGCTCTATATCAATATTGCTTACTATTTGAAAACCAGTGTTGATAAAAAAACATTAAACGTTGAGGTAAGCTAA